One region of uncultured Sulfurimonas sp. genomic DNA includes:
- the htpG gene encoding molecular chaperone HtpG, with amino-acid sequence MAKHQFQTEANQILNLMIHSLYSNKEIFLRELVSNASDALDKLNMLVLTDDKYKDVTFSPRIDIVANKEAKTLTIKDSGIGMNEEDLMNNLGTIAKSGTKAFLENLTGDQKQDSNLIGQFGVGFYACFMVANKVEVTTKKAGEEQAYLWTSAGDGDFEIQNATQDGHGTTIVMHLNDDEDEFLETHRIESIIKKYSNHIPFAIFMDKEKHIPAVTDDEGKETEPSKTEIENEQINRANALWTISKSEIKEEEYKDFYSSIAHSSEEPLAWMHNKAEGAIEYTTLFYIPNKAPMDMYRVDYQTGIKLYINRVFITDDEKELMPTYLRFLRGVIDSKDLPLNVSREILQSNAVMNKIKNASVKKVLSELSKIAKKDPAKYEEFFKEFGNVLKEGLYSDFGNREKILELMKFNTLNSSETVMIEDFVKNVDAEKKEIYYITGKTSLSMLKSSPALERFKAKGIDVLVLNEEVDTIIFPMVTEYKEYKLVAVSDAKFEESEEEKKAEEEVAKSYEGLAKEFKEALGDSVKSVETTSDLVDSPVKLKEDKEDPAYMMAQMMKQMGQGGDTPTPAPILQINPKHDLIVKLKNSADQNLINDAAHVLLDQAKLFDGMELDNTADFISRLNRIIAKAI; translated from the coding sequence ATGGCAAAACATCAGTTTCAAACAGAAGCAAACCAAATATTAAACCTAATGATTCACTCACTATATTCAAACAAAGAGATTTTTCTACGTGAGTTAGTTTCAAATGCTTCAGATGCATTGGACAAATTAAATATGTTAGTCTTAACAGACGACAAATATAAAGATGTGACTTTTTCTCCACGTATAGATATAGTAGCTAACAAAGAAGCAAAAACATTAACTATTAAAGATTCTGGTATCGGTATGAACGAAGAAGATTTGATGAATAATCTTGGTACTATAGCAAAGTCAGGTACTAAAGCATTTTTAGAAAACCTTACAGGTGATCAAAAACAAGATTCTAATCTTATTGGTCAGTTTGGTGTTGGTTTTTATGCTTGTTTTATGGTGGCAAATAAAGTTGAAGTAACTACAAAAAAAGCAGGTGAAGAACAAGCATATCTATGGACAAGCGCTGGAGATGGTGATTTTGAAATACAAAATGCAACTCAAGATGGTCATGGTACTACAATAGTTATGCATCTTAACGATGATGAAGATGAGTTTTTAGAAACTCATAGAATTGAGTCAATTATTAAAAAATACTCTAATCACATTCCATTTGCTATTTTTATGGATAAAGAGAAGCATATTCCAGCTGTTACAGATGATGAAGGAAAAGAGACAGAGCCTTCAAAAACTGAGATAGAAAATGAGCAGATTAACCGTGCAAATGCACTTTGGACAATATCTAAGAGTGAGATAAAAGAAGAAGAGTATAAAGATTTTTATAGCTCAATAGCTCACTCATCGGAAGAACCTCTTGCTTGGATGCACAATAAAGCTGAGGGAGCGATAGAATATACGACACTTTTTTATATTCCAAATAAAGCTCCAATGGATATGTATAGAGTTGATTATCAAACTGGTATTAAACTATACATCAACCGTGTATTTATAACAGATGATGAAAAAGAGTTAATGCCTACTTACTTAAGATTTTTACGTGGTGTAATAGACTCTAAAGATTTACCTTTAAATGTATCTCGTGAAATTTTACAGTCAAATGCTGTAATGAATAAAATCAAAAATGCATCTGTCAAAAAAGTTTTATCAGAACTTTCTAAGATTGCTAAAAAAGATCCTGCAAAATATGAAGAATTTTTTAAAGAGTTTGGAAATGTACTTAAAGAAGGTCTTTATAGTGACTTTGGTAACCGTGAGAAAATTTTAGAACTAATGAAGTTTAACACTCTTAACTCATCTGAAACTGTGATGATTGAAGATTTTGTTAAAAATGTAGATGCAGAGAAAAAAGAGATTTATTATATTACAGGTAAAACTTCACTTTCAATGTTAAAATCTTCTCCTGCACTTGAAAGATTTAAAGCAAAAGGTATAGATGTTTTAGTTTTAAATGAAGAAGTAGATACTATCATTTTCCCAATGGTTACTGAATATAAAGAGTATAAACTTGTAGCAGTATCAGATGCTAAGTTTGAAGAGAGTGAAGAAGAGAAAAAAGCTGAAGAAGAAGTTGCTAAGTCTTACGAAGGTTTAGCAAAAGAATTTAAAGAAGCATTAGGTGATAGTGTTAAGTCAGTTGAGACTACTTCAGACTTAGTAGATTCTCCTGTAAAGTTAAAAGAAGATAAAGAAGATCCAGCTTATATGATGGCACAAATGATGAAACAAATGGGTCAAGGTGGTGATACACCAACACCAGCTCCAATTCTTCAAATTAACCCTAAACATGACTTAATTGTTAAGCTAAAAAATTCAGCTGATCAAAACCTTATAAACGATGCAGCTCATGTTCTTCTTGATCAAGCAAAACTTTTTGATGGTATGGAACTTGATAACACTGCAGATTTCATCTCAAGACTAAACAGAATCATCGCTAAAGCAATATAA